Proteins co-encoded in one Streptomyces sp. SLBN-31 genomic window:
- a CDS encoding carbohydrate kinase family protein, translated as MRIAVTGSIATDHLMTFPGRFADQFVADQLHTVSLSFLVDNLDVRRGGVGANIAFGMGQLGTTPILVGAAGFDFDEYRAWLDRHGVDTDSVRISETLHTARFVCTTDADHNQIGSFYTGAMSEARQIELKTVADRVGGLDLVLIGADDPEAMLRHTEECRSRSIPFAADFSQQIARMNGDEIRILLDGATYLFSNEYEKGLIETKTGWSDAEILGKVGHRVTTLGARGVRIERAGEDPIEVGCPDEERKADPTGVGDAFRAGFLSGLAWGVSLERAAQVGCMLATLVIETVGTQEYQLRRAHFMDRFTKAYGDDAATEVRKHLA; from the coding sequence GTGCGCATCGCAGTCACCGGCTCCATCGCCACCGACCACCTCATGACCTTCCCCGGCCGCTTCGCCGACCAGTTCGTCGCGGACCAGCTGCACACGGTCTCGCTCTCCTTCCTGGTCGACAACCTGGACGTACGTCGGGGCGGCGTCGGCGCGAACATCGCCTTCGGCATGGGGCAGCTCGGCACGACCCCGATCCTGGTCGGCGCCGCCGGCTTCGACTTCGACGAGTACCGGGCCTGGCTGGACCGGCACGGCGTCGACACCGACTCGGTCCGCATCTCCGAGACCCTGCACACCGCCCGCTTCGTGTGCACCACGGACGCCGACCACAACCAGATCGGCTCCTTCTACACCGGCGCGATGAGCGAGGCCCGCCAGATCGAGCTGAAGACCGTCGCGGACCGCGTGGGCGGCCTCGACCTCGTGCTGATCGGCGCCGACGACCCCGAGGCGATGCTCCGCCACACCGAGGAGTGCCGCTCCCGGTCCATCCCCTTCGCAGCCGACTTCTCCCAGCAGATCGCCCGCATGAACGGCGACGAGATCCGGATACTGCTGGACGGCGCCACGTACCTCTTCTCCAACGAGTACGAGAAGGGGCTCATCGAGACCAAGACGGGCTGGTCCGACGCCGAGATCCTGGGCAAGGTCGGCCACCGCGTCACCACCCTCGGCGCGCGCGGCGTCCGTATCGAGCGGGCCGGCGAGGACCCGATCGAGGTCGGCTGCCCGGACGAGGAGCGCAAGGCCGACCCCACGGGCGTCGGCGACGCCTTCCGCGCCGGCTTCCTCTCCGGCCTCGCCTGGGGCGTCTCCCTGGAGCGCGCCGCCCAGGTCGGCTGCATGCTCGCCACCCTCGTCATCGAGACGGTCGGCACCCAGGAGTACCAGCTGCGCCGCGCCCACTTCATGGACCGCTTCACCAAGGCCTACGGCGACGACGCCGCCACCGAGGTCCGCAAGCACCTGGCCTGA
- a CDS encoding iron-sulfur cluster assembly accessory protein, whose translation MSVSDETGTVTDGIILSDAAAAKVKALLDQEGRDDLALRVAVQPGGCSGLRYQLFFDERSLDGDVVKDFDGVKVVTDRMSAPYLGGASIDFVDTIEKQGFTIDNPNATGSCACGDSFS comes from the coding sequence ATGTCCGTATCGGACGAGACCGGCACCGTCACCGACGGCATCATCCTGTCCGACGCCGCCGCGGCGAAGGTCAAGGCCCTGCTCGACCAGGAAGGCCGTGACGACCTGGCCCTGCGCGTCGCCGTTCAGCCCGGTGGCTGCTCAGGCCTGCGTTACCAGCTGTTCTTCGACGAGCGGTCCCTCGACGGCGACGTCGTCAAGGACTTCGACGGCGTCAAGGTCGTCACCGACCGGATGAGCGCCCCGTACCTGGGCGGCGCGTCCATCGATTTCGTCGACACCATCGAGAAGCAGGGCTTCACGATCGACAACCCGAACGCGACGGGTTCCTGCGCCTGCGGCGACTCCTTCAGCTGA
- a CDS encoding putative T7SS-secreted protein: MGIGGFVDDLGDGLESAAGSVKRGVGEAVNWGSDQAADGLSALGADGMAEGVRDFGEGVNNRLGGEVAERRLGETEDPKELVHGSPAALEERAGHLGKFSRAFENVGQGLRSLDAGSWRGQAADAFRAKFEPHPKQWLTAADACETAAKALEAYASTVRWAQQQAQLAIDAWRDAQRLSKQAADAYNAEVRAYNQAAEQYNAKALNGQGPGQRPTEPGEFDDPGAAGRSTAESILAEARRQRTDAARDAQRLVAAALEQAPARPEFTDRMGADAKDALAGTELNMLHSMGGLVRGGVDAVKLARSVNPMDPYNVTHPAQFMANSNMLLAGLVGTAAHPERLPKAILGSGWSSDPADAGGYLISNLVGGKGAGGLERGAIGAGSRAAARDAMTATARRSVSERLADTARSIKCKVFGGDPVDMATGRVSLPQTDVTLPAKLPLLFTRQFESSYRAGRWFGPAWTSTADQRLEIDAEGVVFVREDGSLLAYPHPAPGVPVLPLAGDGHPLTVDTWGDYTVDDPASGRTWFFAAPGGDGDGIALLAQISDRSGQWLSFEYDDRAAPTAIVHSAGYRLGIEHAGNRITALRLADRGQDIELVRFGYDAHGHLATVTNSSGIPTRFTNDAMGRITAWTDTNDSSYTYVYDDQDRCVSQSGEAGHLRNTFAYGDPGPDTGDRTVSVTNSLGQTTRYQVNRDLQVVAVTAPDGAVTRTTYDRHDRPLTETDPLGRTVSHAYDDAGRVVMAVRPDGAYTSVGYDDRGLPVSIRGADGTYTSQRFDEFGNRIAVTDTSGATTRFAYDALGNLAAITDALGATTTVRCNAAGLPLEVTDPLGAVTRYARDAFGRPTTITDPLGAATRLVWTVEGRLSRRTAPDGTTEAWTYDGEGNCTSHTDPLGAVTRYEYTHFDLMSARTGPDGVRYEFDHDTELRLTKVSNPQGLTWSYEYDRAGRLVAETDFDDRAVTYAHDAAGQLTATTTASGEVLRFERDVLGRVVRKDAAGTVTTYAYDMTGGLARAANPDAVLELRRDASGRLISETVDGRTVTHAYDVLGRRTSRTTPTGARSVWSYDAAGNRTALTTAGQTLTFTHDAAGREVTRHIGELATLEHTFDPLGRLTKQELTGPADRRLQHRAYTYRADGHLIGVDDDLNGSRRFTLDAAGRVTAVRAADWTESYAYDAAGNQTHATWPASMPGQEATGERAYTGTRITRAGSVRYEHDAAGRVTLRRKTRLSRKPDTWRYTWDAEDRLTSVITPDGTTWRYRYDPLGRRTAKQRVAADGETVLEQVDFTWDGTTLAEQATHVPGTTEPASTLTWDHDGLRPLTQTERNFLPDAPQEEIDSRFYAIVTDLIGTPTELVDEAGAIAGHARTTLWGTTTWHNTPTPLRFPGQYADPETGLHYNYFRHYDPESARYLTQDPLGLAPSPNPASYVPNPHIRSDSLGLAPNCPLGSNARGPFDFREPNPNFPPNEKAAEVMRSAPTGGNIDCSEVAEYILRRTGGQGKIINFTLHDDPIINIPESSGQVVTEYRYHDVYTDGRYVYDPVMASDPIPYGDFERAIRLLNPGKKLLVHDGGYSGPLW; this comes from the coding sequence ATGGGCATCGGGGGGTTCGTCGACGATCTCGGAGACGGTCTGGAGAGCGCCGCCGGCAGTGTGAAGCGGGGCGTCGGCGAGGCCGTCAACTGGGGCTCGGACCAGGCGGCGGACGGCCTGTCGGCCCTCGGCGCGGACGGCATGGCCGAAGGGGTGCGCGACTTCGGCGAGGGCGTGAACAACCGGCTGGGCGGCGAGGTCGCCGAGCGGCGCCTGGGCGAGACCGAGGATCCCAAGGAGCTGGTCCACGGCAGTCCGGCGGCGCTGGAGGAGCGGGCCGGTCATCTGGGGAAGTTCTCCCGGGCGTTCGAGAACGTCGGGCAGGGGCTGCGGTCCCTGGACGCCGGCAGCTGGCGTGGCCAGGCCGCGGACGCCTTCCGCGCGAAGTTCGAGCCGCACCCCAAGCAGTGGCTGACGGCGGCCGACGCATGCGAGACAGCGGCCAAGGCCCTGGAGGCATACGCGAGCACGGTGCGCTGGGCCCAGCAGCAGGCGCAGCTGGCGATCGACGCCTGGCGGGATGCGCAGAGGCTCAGCAAGCAGGCGGCGGACGCGTACAACGCCGAGGTGAGGGCGTACAACCAGGCGGCCGAGCAGTACAACGCGAAGGCGCTCAACGGGCAGGGCCCCGGGCAGAGGCCGACCGAGCCGGGCGAGTTCGACGACCCCGGAGCGGCGGGCCGCTCGACGGCCGAGAGCATCCTGGCGGAGGCCCGCCGTCAGCGCACCGACGCGGCACGCGACGCGCAGCGGCTGGTCGCGGCCGCTCTGGAACAGGCCCCGGCGAGGCCGGAGTTCACCGACCGGATGGGCGCCGACGCCAAGGACGCCCTGGCCGGCACCGAACTCAACATGCTGCACAGCATGGGAGGTCTCGTCAGGGGCGGCGTGGACGCGGTGAAGCTGGCCCGCTCGGTCAACCCCATGGACCCCTACAACGTCACCCACCCGGCCCAGTTCATGGCGAACAGCAACATGCTGCTGGCCGGCCTGGTGGGCACCGCCGCCCACCCCGAGCGCCTGCCGAAGGCGATCCTGGGCAGCGGCTGGAGCAGCGATCCGGCCGACGCGGGCGGGTACCTGATCTCCAACCTGGTCGGCGGCAAGGGTGCCGGTGGGTTGGAGAGGGGCGCGATCGGGGCCGGCAGCCGAGCGGCCGCGAGGGACGCCATGACGGCGACGGCACGGCGGAGCGTGAGCGAGCGGCTCGCGGACACCGCCCGGAGCATCAAGTGCAAGGTGTTCGGCGGCGACCCCGTCGACATGGCAACCGGCCGTGTGTCGCTGCCCCAGACGGACGTGACGCTCCCCGCCAAGCTGCCTCTGCTGTTCACCCGGCAGTTCGAGTCGTCGTACCGGGCGGGCCGCTGGTTCGGCCCGGCGTGGACCTCGACGGCCGACCAGCGGCTGGAGATCGACGCCGAGGGCGTCGTCTTCGTCCGCGAGGACGGCTCGCTGCTCGCCTACCCGCATCCGGCTCCGGGTGTTCCGGTCCTGCCCCTGGCCGGCGACGGCCACCCGCTGACGGTCGACACCTGGGGCGACTACACCGTCGACGACCCGGCCTCGGGCCGCACTTGGTTCTTCGCCGCACCGGGTGGCGACGGTGACGGCATCGCGCTCCTGGCCCAGATCTCCGACCGGTCGGGCCAGTGGCTCTCCTTCGAGTACGACGACCGGGCCGCCCCGACCGCGATCGTCCACTCGGCCGGCTACCGCCTCGGCATCGAGCACGCCGGGAACCGCATCACCGCTCTGCGCCTGGCGGACCGCGGCCAGGACATCGAGTTGGTCCGCTTCGGCTACGACGCTCACGGCCACCTCGCCACGGTCACGAACTCCTCCGGCATCCCGACCCGGTTCACGAACGACGCCATGGGCCGGATCACCGCCTGGACGGACACCAACGACTCGTCGTACACGTACGTCTACGACGACCAGGACCGCTGCGTCTCCCAGTCGGGCGAGGCCGGCCACCTGCGCAACACCTTCGCCTACGGCGACCCCGGTCCGGACACCGGTGACCGAACCGTCTCGGTCACCAACTCCCTCGGGCAGACCACGCGTTACCAGGTCAACCGTGACCTGCAGGTGGTGGCGGTGACGGCCCCGGACGGCGCCGTCACCCGCACCACGTACGACCGGCACGACCGCCCGCTGACCGAGACGGACCCACTGGGCCGGACGGTGAGCCACGCCTACGACGACGCCGGCCGTGTGGTGATGGCCGTACGCCCGGACGGCGCTTACACCAGCGTCGGCTACGACGATCGCGGCCTGCCCGTCTCGATCCGCGGCGCCGACGGGACGTACACCAGCCAGCGGTTCGACGAGTTCGGCAACCGCATCGCGGTGACGGACACCTCCGGTGCGACGACCCGCTTCGCCTACGACGCCCTGGGCAACCTCGCGGCGATCACGGACGCGCTGGGCGCGACCACCACGGTCCGCTGCAACGCCGCGGGCCTGCCGCTTGAGGTCACGGACCCGCTGGGCGCGGTCACCCGCTACGCACGCGACGCCTTCGGCCGCCCGACGACGATCACCGACCCGCTCGGAGCCGCCACCCGGCTGGTGTGGACGGTCGAGGGCCGGCTGTCCCGCCGTACCGCCCCGGACGGCACGACGGAGGCGTGGACGTACGACGGCGAGGGCAACTGCACCAGCCACACCGACCCGTTGGGCGCGGTCACCCGGTACGAGTACACGCACTTCGACCTGATGTCGGCCCGCACGGGCCCGGACGGCGTGCGGTACGAGTTCGACCACGACACGGAACTGCGCCTGACGAAGGTCAGCAATCCGCAGGGTCTGACGTGGAGTTACGAGTACGACCGGGCCGGCCGGCTGGTCGCGGAGACGGACTTCGACGACCGTGCGGTGACGTACGCCCATGACGCGGCGGGCCAGTTGACCGCCACCACGACGGCTTCCGGCGAGGTCCTCCGCTTCGAGCGGGACGTGCTGGGCCGTGTGGTGCGCAAGGACGCGGCGGGCACGGTCACGACGTACGCGTACGACATGACGGGCGGCCTGGCCCGGGCGGCCAACCCGGACGCGGTCCTGGAACTCCGGCGGGACGCATCGGGACGCCTGATCTCCGAGACGGTCGACGGCCGCACCGTCACCCACGCCTACGACGTTCTGGGCCGCCGCACGAGCCGGACGACGCCGACCGGGGCGAGGAGCGTGTGGTCGTACGACGCGGCGGGCAACCGCACCGCGCTGACCACCGCCGGCCAGACCCTGACCTTCACCCATGACGCGGCCGGCCGCGAAGTGACCCGGCACATCGGCGAACTGGCCACCCTGGAGCACACCTTCGACCCGCTGGGCCGCCTGACGAAACAGGAACTCACCGGCCCGGCCGACCGGCGCCTGCAGCACCGCGCCTACACCTACCGGGCCGACGGCCACCTGATCGGCGTCGACGACGACCTGAACGGCAGCCGCCGTTTCACCCTGGACGCGGCCGGCCGGGTCACGGCGGTCCGGGCGGCCGACTGGACGGAGTCCTACGCCTACGACGCCGCGGGCAACCAGACCCACGCGACCTGGCCGGCCTCCATGCCGGGCCAGGAGGCCACGGGCGAGCGCGCCTACACGGGCACGCGCATCACCCGCGCGGGGAGCGTCCGCTACGAACACGACGCCGCGGGGCGCGTCACTCTGCGCCGGAAGACGCGCCTGTCCCGCAAGCCGGACACGTGGCGCTACACCTGGGACGCCGAGGACCGCCTCACCTCGGTGATCACCCCGGACGGCACGACCTGGCGCTACCGCTACGACCCCCTCGGCCGCCGCACGGCCAAACAACGCGTGGCCGCGGACGGCGAGACGGTCCTGGAACAGGTGGACTTCACCTGGGACGGCACCACACTGGCCGAACAGGCCACGCATGTCCCGGGCACCACCGAGCCCGCCTCGACTCTCACCTGGGACCACGACGGCCTCCGTCCCCTGACGCAGACCGAACGCAATTTCCTCCCGGACGCGCCCCAGGAGGAGATCGACTCCCGCTTCTACGCGATCGTCACCGACCTGATCGGCACCCCCACGGAACTGGTCGACGAGGCCGGCGCGATCGCCGGGCACGCCCGGACCACCCTCTGGGGCACGACGACCTGGCACAACACACCCACCCCCCTCCGCTTCCCGGGCCAGTACGCCGACCCAGAAACAGGCCTCCACTACAACTACTTCCGCCACTACGACCCAGAATCAGCCCGCTACCTCACACAGGACCCGCTGGGACTGGCGCCCAGCCCAAACCCGGCTTCCTATGTACCCAACCCGCACATCCGATCCGATTCGCTCGGCCTTGCTCCAAATTGCCCGCTTGGCAGTAATGCTCGGGGACCCTTCGACTTCAGAGAGCCGAACCCCAATTTCCCTCCAAACGAAAAAGCGGCCGAAGTCATGCGGTCAGCTCCGACCGGCGGAAATATCGACTGTTCAGAGGTAGCCGAATACATCCTGCGACGAACGGGCGGGCAAGGGAAAATTATAAATTTCACCCTACACGACGACCCAATTATCAACATTCCTGAAAGTTCAGGCCAAGTTGTGACGGAATACCGCTACCACGACGTCTACACAGACGGCCGATACGTGTACGATCCGGTAATGGCATCAGACCCGATTCCGTACGGTGACTTCGAGCGAGCCATTCGACTGTTGAACCCGGGCAAGAAGCTCCTCGTCCACGACGGTGGGTACTCAGGTCCGCTCTGGTGA
- a CDS encoding response regulator transcription factor, whose protein sequence is MTIRVLLADDQALLRSAFRVLVDSEPDMEVVGEASDGAEAVRLAKEQRADVVLMDIRMPGTDGLAATRMISTDPSLAHVRIVILTTFEVDDYVVQSLRAGASGFLGKGSEPEELLAAIRVAAGGEALLSPAATKGLIARFLAQGEPGDDDHDPARAERLDALTVREREVLVQVAAGHSNDEIADRLEVSPLTVKTHVNRAMSKLGARDRAQLVVIAYESGLVRPRAEG, encoded by the coding sequence ATGACGATCCGTGTCCTGCTCGCCGACGACCAGGCCCTGCTGCGCAGCGCCTTCCGGGTGCTCGTCGACTCCGAGCCCGACATGGAGGTCGTCGGCGAGGCGTCCGACGGCGCGGAGGCGGTACGGCTGGCGAAGGAGCAGCGCGCCGACGTCGTTCTCATGGACATCCGCATGCCGGGCACCGACGGGCTGGCCGCCACCCGCATGATCAGCACCGACCCCTCCCTCGCCCACGTCCGCATCGTCATCCTCACGACCTTCGAGGTCGACGACTACGTCGTGCAGTCGCTGCGCGCCGGGGCCTCCGGGTTCCTTGGCAAGGGCAGTGAACCCGAGGAACTGCTCGCCGCCATCCGCGTCGCGGCGGGCGGCGAGGCCCTGCTCTCCCCGGCCGCCACCAAGGGCCTGATCGCCCGCTTCCTCGCCCAGGGCGAACCGGGCGACGACGACCACGACCCGGCCCGCGCCGAACGCCTGGACGCCCTCACCGTCCGCGAACGCGAGGTCCTCGTCCAGGTCGCCGCCGGCCACTCCAACGACGAGATCGCCGACCGCCTGGAAGTAAGCCCGTTGACGGTCAAAACCCACGTCAACAGAGCCATGTCCAAACTGGGCGCCCGCGACAGAGCCCAACTGGTCGTCATCGCCTACGAGTCGGGCCTGGTACGCCCGAGGGCGGAAGGCTGA
- a CDS encoding SseB family protein, translated as MEADELRPRPADPATPRPGDLRRAVGRFRRSEVLVPVVDDSVLSVEAGGIRWLFAFTDDAALERFARARGEAVPERVPVFGARLLDQVIPRVGGPAGIAVDAGSPAGMVLPPVRGIVPDEVAVDAAEVTA; from the coding sequence GTGGAAGCCGACGAACTGCGACCGCGGCCGGCGGATCCGGCGACGCCCCGGCCCGGGGACCTGCGGCGGGCCGTAGGGCGGTTCCGGCGCAGTGAGGTGCTCGTTCCGGTCGTGGACGACTCGGTGCTGTCGGTCGAAGCCGGCGGAATCCGCTGGCTGTTCGCGTTCACCGACGACGCGGCCCTGGAGCGTTTCGCGCGGGCGCGCGGTGAGGCGGTGCCCGAGCGAGTGCCGGTGTTCGGGGCGCGGTTGCTGGATCAGGTGATCCCGCGGGTGGGCGGGCCGGCCGGGATCGCGGTGGACGCGGGCAGCCCGGCGGGGATGGTGCTGCCGCCGGTGCGAGGAATCGTTCCGGACGAGGTGGCCGTGGACGCCGCGGAGGTGACGGCGTGA
- the nadA gene encoding quinolinate synthase NadA, producing the protein MTTAQTPELDVQPTPLALLLLGREADPRSERGVECPGDLPSPSDPDLVERARAAKEKLGDKVFVLGHHYQRDEVIQFADVTGDSFKLARDAAARPEAEYIVFCGVHFMAESADILTSDDQKVVLPDLAAGCSMADMATAEQVAECWDVLTEAGVAEQVVPVSYMNSSADIKAFTGRHGGTICTSSNAQRALEWAFQQGEKVLFLPDQHLGRNTAVRDMGMSLDDCVVYNPHKPNGGLTAEELRAAKMILWRGHCSVHGRFSLDSVNDVRERIPGVNVLVHPECRHEVVAAADFVGSTEYIIKALEAAPAGSKWAIGTELNLVRRLANRFAPEGKEIVFLDRTVCFCSTMNRIDLPHLVWTLESLAEGKLVNRIEVDKETEKFAKLALERMLALP; encoded by the coding sequence GTGACCACCGCCCAGACCCCGGAGCTCGACGTACAGCCGACTCCGCTCGCCCTGCTGCTCCTCGGCCGTGAGGCCGACCCGAGGAGCGAGCGGGGCGTCGAGTGCCCCGGCGACCTCCCCTCGCCCTCCGACCCCGACCTGGTGGAGCGCGCCCGCGCGGCCAAGGAGAAGCTCGGCGACAAGGTCTTCGTGCTCGGCCACCACTACCAGCGCGACGAGGTCATCCAGTTCGCGGACGTCACGGGCGACTCCTTCAAGCTGGCCCGGGACGCGGCCGCCCGCCCGGAGGCCGAGTACATCGTCTTCTGCGGTGTGCACTTCATGGCCGAGTCGGCCGACATCCTGACCTCCGACGACCAGAAGGTGGTCCTGCCCGACCTCGCGGCCGGCTGCTCGATGGCCGACATGGCGACCGCCGAGCAGGTCGCCGAGTGCTGGGACGTGCTGACCGAGGCCGGCGTCGCCGAGCAGGTCGTACCGGTGTCGTACATGAACTCCTCCGCGGACATCAAGGCGTTCACCGGCAGGCACGGCGGCACGATCTGCACCTCCTCCAACGCCCAGCGGGCCCTGGAGTGGGCCTTCCAGCAGGGCGAGAAGGTCCTGTTCCTGCCCGACCAGCACCTGGGCCGCAACACCGCCGTCCGGGACATGGGCATGTCCCTGGACGACTGCGTCGTCTACAACCCGCACAAGCCGAACGGCGGGCTGACCGCCGAGGAGCTGCGCGCCGCGAAGATGATCCTGTGGCGCGGGCACTGCTCGGTGCACGGCCGGTTCTCGCTGGACTCGGTGAACGACGTGCGCGAGCGCATCCCGGGCGTGAACGTCCTGGTGCACCCGGAGTGCCGGCACGAGGTCGTCGCCGCCGCCGACTTCGTCGGTTCGACGGAGTACATCATCAAGGCGCTGGAGGCCGCCCCGGCCGGTTCCAAGTGGGCCATCGGCACGGAGCTGAACCTGGTCCGCCGCCTCGCGAACCGTTTCGCCCCCGAGGGCAAGGAGATCGTCTTCCTCGACAGGACGGTCTGCTTCTGCTCGACCATGAACCGCATCGACCTCCCCCACCTGGTCTGGACCCTGGAGTCCCTGGCCGAGGGCAAGCTGGTCAACCGGATCGAGGTCGACAAGGAGACCGAGAAGTTCGCGAAGCTGGCGCTGGAGCGGATGCTGGCGCTGCCGTAG
- a CDS encoding protein kinase domain-containing protein, whose translation MALREGDPGALGEYRIVDRLGAGGMGVVYRARSRSGREVAVKVVHAQYAADPVFRARFRQEIAAVRKVSGAFTAPVVDADPEAELPWMATQYVPGHSLADHLRAHGPMAGAQLRNLVLGLVEALRDIHRTGVVHRDLKPANVLMAEDGPRVIDFGISRAAENQTLTETGHMMGTPPFMSPEQLSDARSVGPASDVFSLGSLVVFAATGRGPFDTDSPYLTAYRVMSEEPALDDVSPPLREVVSRCLVKEPGDRPGLDELSHAFTTALPEVAPGEMPTVPHRRPDPQPTLPPETGSAPPVEAQAAPRSRSAGNRRLRVPVAVAGVLAVALTAYLLGPFKGGGGTVQEGASPSPSATRWAAYPAGWRPWRTTVYADAAQGVKKSRAPEMSGFGSGPHPTCVPGGTSFYCAGQNALPVRLDAATGRTLWRAAARPGNTPLDRYGARVLGVRDGVLLVRETIGNAAGDDETITVAALAADSGRRLWSRQVPNQSVDTALVGGLVLVPDGSGVTARSPRDGAARWSMPLPSGYNCTFVLDGDRAFTDCVDYHTPSGAQRRLFALDPADGGLRRLGSGLSVTAAYAGTLDGRPVFVERRSSDPNTEDNAFVRVVLIDPAGGRSRTVELTQQQDGDVGLAQGVLCFVTSNGRLAAVSPLTGKPLWSTATTLEQPGRPTFDGRRSLFVASASGRVAALDARAGTLLWESYPRAGRVNSMSGLLADPVPHRGALLVSTPDGTLVTLDPAHPERKPVSG comes from the coding sequence GTGGCACTGCGCGAGGGCGATCCCGGGGCGCTGGGTGAGTACCGGATCGTCGACCGGCTGGGGGCCGGTGGTATGGGCGTCGTCTACCGGGCCAGGTCCCGGTCCGGACGCGAGGTCGCCGTCAAGGTGGTGCACGCCCAGTACGCCGCGGACCCGGTGTTCCGTGCCCGCTTCCGGCAGGAGATCGCGGCCGTCCGCAAGGTCAGCGGAGCCTTCACCGCACCGGTCGTGGACGCGGACCCGGAGGCCGAACTGCCCTGGATGGCAACGCAGTACGTGCCCGGGCACTCGCTCGCCGACCACCTGCGGGCACACGGTCCGATGGCCGGCGCGCAGCTGCGGAACCTGGTCCTCGGACTGGTGGAGGCGCTGCGCGACATCCACCGCACCGGGGTCGTGCACCGCGATCTGAAACCGGCCAACGTTCTGATGGCCGAGGACGGCCCCCGGGTCATCGACTTCGGCATCTCGCGCGCGGCGGAGAACCAGACACTGACCGAGACCGGGCACATGATGGGCACCCCGCCCTTCATGTCCCCCGAACAGCTCTCGGACGCGCGCTCGGTGGGACCGGCATCGGACGTCTTCTCGCTCGGCTCCCTCGTGGTGTTCGCCGCCACCGGCCGCGGCCCCTTCGACACCGACAGCCCCTATCTGACGGCGTACCGCGTGATGAGCGAGGAGCCGGCGCTGGACGACGTATCCCCGCCGCTGCGCGAGGTCGTCTCCCGCTGTCTGGTCAAGGAGCCGGGCGACCGCCCCGGACTGGACGAGCTCTCCCACGCCTTCACCACCGCCCTGCCGGAGGTGGCGCCGGGCGAGATGCCCACGGTGCCCCATCGCAGGCCGGATCCGCAGCCGACGCTGCCGCCGGAAACCGGCTCCGCGCCTCCCGTCGAGGCGCAGGCCGCGCCGCGCTCGCGGAGTGCCGGCAACCGCCGGCTGCGGGTGCCGGTCGCGGTGGCCGGTGTACTGGCTGTCGCGCTCACCGCCTATCTGCTGGGACCGTTCAAGGGGGGCGGCGGCACGGTCCAGGAGGGTGCCTCGCCCAGTCCCTCCGCCACCCGCTGGGCCGCCTACCCGGCCGGCTGGCGGCCCTGGCGCACGACCGTGTACGCGGACGCCGCCCAGGGAGTGAAGAAGAGCCGAGCGCCGGAGATGAGCGGCTTCGGCTCCGGGCCGCATCCGACGTGTGTGCCTGGCGGTACGTCCTTCTACTGCGCGGGTCAGAACGCCCTGCCGGTCCGCCTGGACGCCGCGACCGGCCGCACCCTCTGGCGGGCCGCGGCCCGGCCCGGGAACACCCCGCTCGACCGCTACGGGGCCCGGGTCCTCGGCGTGCGCGACGGCGTGCTGCTCGTGCGGGAGACCATCGGGAACGCCGCCGGCGACGACGAGACGATCACCGTCGCCGCCCTCGCCGCGGACAGCGGCAGGCGGCTGTGGTCCAGGCAGGTGCCGAACCAGTCCGTCGACACGGCACTCGTCGGCGGCCTGGTCCTCGTCCCGGACGGCTCCGGCGTCACCGCCCGCTCCCCGCGGGACGGCGCCGCACGGTGGAGCATGCCGCTGCCCTCCGGCTACAACTGCACGTTCGTCCTCGACGGGGACCGGGCCTTCACGGACTGCGTCGACTACCACACCCCGTCCGGCGCCCAGCGGCGGCTGTTCGCCCTCGACCCCGCCGACGGCGGGCTACGACGGCTCGGTTCCGGACTCTCGGTCACCGCGGCCTACGCCGGGACGCTGGACGGACGCCCGGTGTTCGTCGAACGGCGCAGCTCCGATCCGAACACGGAGGACAACGCCTTCGTCCGGGTGGTGCTGATCGACCCCGCAGGAGGCCGGTCCCGTACCGTCGAACTGACCCAGCAGCAGGACGGGGACGTCGGTCTGGCGCAGGGGGTGCTGTGCTTCGTCACCTCCAACGGCCGGCTGGCGGCCGTCTCGCCGCTGACCGGCAAGCCCCTGTGGAGCACCGCGACGACGCTGGAGCAGCCGGGTCGGCCGACCTTCGACGGGCGCCGCAGCCTGTTCGTCGCCAGCGCCAGCGGACGGGTCGCCGCCCTGGACGCCCGCGCGGGGACGCTGCTGTGGGAGTCGTACCCGCGTGCGGGCCGAGTGAACAGCATGAGCGGCTTGCTCGCTGACCCGGTCCCGCACCGGGGCGCCCTGCTGGTGTCGACCCCCGACGGCACCCTCGTCACCCTCGACCCCGCGCACCCCGAGCGGAAGCCCGTCTCGGGGTGA